A window of Acropora muricata isolate sample 2 chromosome 3, ASM3666990v1, whole genome shotgun sequence contains these coding sequences:
- the LOC136912527 gene encoding uncharacterized protein, producing the protein MSGETKKSAAACLGVIRLDYDYEAVPGDIDHPDSFNCDVYYKVVPGLTFEMCQKGKMTDDVEKRFKQSIKWLVKEKKVNGITGDCGFMMNFQSIARQITKIPIFMSSLCQLPAVTCGYAEHEQMIIMTANGKSLEPMRDLIRDECGVDTQDKRYNIVGCEDVPHFGQAVANGDKVNVKDATPWIVRKAVHALFKFPKSRAFLLECTELPAYSDAIRFYTGLPVYDSITACHFFISGHKDNPRFGLDDWQDEFDGKQEDYEYGDNLTKKEKAALVNKVN; encoded by the coding sequence ATGTCTGGAGAAACGAAAAAGTCAGCTGCAGCCTGTCTTGGGGTTATTCGTCTAGACTACGATTATGAAGCAGTCCCTGGTGACATAGACCATCCCGACTCCTTCAATTGCGATGTCTACTACAAAGTTGTGCCTGGTCTCACCTTTGAAATGTGCCAGAAAGGAAAGATGACTGACGATGTTGAAAAGCGATTTAAACAGTCCATCAAATGGCttgtgaaagagaaaaaagtcaatggaATAACTGGTGATTGTGGTTTCATGATGAACTTTCAAAGCATTGCTCGACAAATCACTAAGATCCCCATTTTTATGAGTTCCCTTTGCCAGCTTCCAGCCGTCACATGCGGCTATGCAGAGCACGAGCAAATGATCATTATGACGGCGAACGGGAAAAGCCTGGAGCCCATGAGAGATCTGATCAGGGATGAATGTGGCGTGGACACCCAAGATAAGCGTtacaacattgttggatgtgaagaTGTCCCTCATTTTGGTCAAGCAGTTGCCAATGGAGATAAAGTCAACGTCAAAGACGCCACGCCATGGATCGTAAGAAAGGCTGTTCATGCACTTTTCAAGTTCCCAAAAAGCAGAGCATTTCTGTTGGAATGCACCGAGCTTCCTGCATATTCGGATGCCATTCGATTTTACACAGGTTTGCCAGTCTATGATTCCATCACAGCATGTCACTTCTTCATCAGTGGACACAAGGACAACCCGAGGTTTGGCCTTGACGATTGGCAAGATGAATTTGATGGAAAGCAAGAAGACTACGAGTATGGAGATAACcttaccaaaaaagaaaaagctgcaCTCGTAAATAAGGTTAATTAG